Proteins from a single region of Ziziphus jujuba cultivar Dongzao chromosome 1, ASM3175591v1:
- the LOC107419252 gene encoding probable F-box protein At4g22030, whose protein sequence is MASLQTSSLIFSSSSSCPSKNRINAALQLPELPKLFKTQTRKVVERLNFQAVDGSTNTIPLQKIDNNNNNVFTIPELAESFNLSSTSKATAQFYAILEAVADRVEMHSNMGEQRNNWNTLLLNSINMITLTASSMAGVAAVTTGGAGMSLLALKLSSTLLFSAATGMLLVMNKIQPSQLAEEQRNAARLFRQLQKKIETLLALRAPNQQDVKDAMEKVLALDKAYPLPLLGAMIEKFPKTFEPAVWWPQNQFQKRNESYQTTTEKNNGWSEELGAEMREILEVVKAKDTEDYERLGNLALKINKTLAIAGPLLTGIAALSSPFVGHGSLAAVAAVTAGSLATAVNAFEHGGQVGMVIEMYRNSAGFFKLMENSIEATLEESNVEKRENGELFRMKVALELGRSFPQLKDIAARSASSRIDGTPIDEFASKLF, encoded by the coding sequence atggCTTCCCTACAGACTTCGTCTCTCAtcttctcctcttcttcttcatgtcCTTCTAAGAATAGAATCAATGCTGCTCTTCAACTTCCTGAGCttccaaaacttttcaaaactcaaacaagaaaGGTGGTCGAGAGATTGAACTTTCAGGCTGTCGACGGATCCACAAACACAATCCCATTACAAAAGAttgataacaacaacaataacgtCTTTACCATACCAGAACTCGCCGAATCCTTCAATCTTTCTTCTACTTCTAAGGCTACCGCCCAATTCTATGCAATCTTGGAAGCAGTAGCAGACAGAGTTGAGATGCACAGCAACATGGGAGAACAGCGAAACAACTGGAACACCCTTCTGTTGAACTCCATCAATATGATCACTCTCACTGCTTCCTCAATGGCTGGAGTTGCAGCCGTGACTACCGGCGGCGCCGGAATGTCGCTTCTGGCTTTGAAACTGTCATCTACTCTCCTGTTCTCCGCGGCCACAGGGATGTTGCTGGTCATGAACAAGATCCAGCCTTCGCAACTCGCCGAGGAGCAACGCAACGCCGCCAGATTGTTCAGGCAGCTCCAAAAGAAAATCGAAACCTTGCTCGCTCTTCGTGCTCCGAACCAACAAGATGTGAAGGACGCAATGGAGAAGGTCTTAGCACTCGACAAAGCTTACCCTCTTCCTTTGCTCGGAGCAATGATCGAAAAGTTCCCAAAAACATTCGAGCCCGCTGTTTGGTGGCCtcaaaatcaattccagaagAGAAACGAATCGTACCAAACGACGACGGAGAAGAACAACGGATGGAGTGAGGAACTCGGAGCGGAAATGAGAGAGATTTTAGAAGTAGTGAAGGCAAAAGACACGGAAGACTATGAAAGGCTTGGTAACTTGGCGTTGAAGATAAACAAGACTTTGGCCATTGCAGGTCCATTGTTGACCGGCATTGCGGCTCTGAGCTCGCCTTTTGTCGGTCATGGGTCGTTGGCGGCGGTGGCGGCGGTGACTGCAGGATCATTAGCGACCGCCGTCAATGCTTTCGAGCACGGCGGACAAGTTGGGATGGTGATCGAGATGTATAGGAACTCTGCCGGCTTCTTCAAGCTCATGGAAAATTCAATTGAAGCTACACTTGAAGAAAGTAATgtggagaaaagagaaaacgGAGAGTTATTTAGAATGAAGGTGGCTTTGGAATTGGGAAGAAGCTTTCCACAGCTTAAAGACATCGCTGCTAGATCTGCTTCATCTCGTATAGATGGGACCCCCATTGATGAATTTGCAAGCAAGCTCTTCTGA
- the LOC107420112 gene encoding probable F-box protein At4g22030, whose product MASLQTSSLILSSSSSSTSFSSNRINAALQLPDLPRDRFTVLQNRTRKMVEGLNLKVDRFPNTFPVLENNNNNVSTTTPPDSAATSKFTEQFYAILEAVADRVEMHNNIGVQRNNWNTLLLNSINMITLTASTMAGVAAATSGGGAGMSLLALKLSSTLLFSAAAGMLLVMNKIQPSQLAEEQRNAARLFKQLQNQFQTVVSLRAPTEQDVKDAMEKVLALDKAYPLPLLGAMIEKFPEKFEHAVWWPSSKSKSRSNLYSSTTTAKKNGWSEELEAEMREIVQVVKGKDREDYERLGNIALKINKSLAIAGPLLTGIAALSSPFIGNGSLGAVVAVTTGALASAVNSFEHGGQVGMVIEMYRNCAGFFKLMEDSIEATLEESDVEKRENGELFQMKVALQLGRSLPQLNHIAAKSAASRMEGIAVDEFASRLF is encoded by the coding sequence ATGGCTTCCTTACAGACATCATCTCTCatcctctcttcttcttcttcttcaacttcattttcttcaaacaGAATCAACGCTGCTCTTCAACTCCCTGACCTTCCAAGAGACCGTTTCACAGTTCTCCAAAACCGAACAAGAAAAATGGTTGAAGGTTTGAATTTGAAAGTCGATAGATTCCCAAACACATTCCCAGTACtcgaaaacaataataacaatgtcTCCACAACCACACCTCCAGATTCTGCTGCTACTTCTAAGTTTACCGAGCAATTCTACGCGATCTTGGAAGCGGTAGCAGATAGAGTTGAGATGCACAACAACATCGGAGTACAGCGAAACAACTGGAACACCCTTCTGTTGAACTCCATCAATATGATCACCCTCACTGCTTCCACTATGGCCGGAGTTGCAGCTGCGACCAGCGGTGGCGGTGCCGGAATGTCGCTTCTGGCTTTGAAACTGTCGTCTACTCTCCTGTTCTCGGCAGCTGCAGGGATGTTGCTGGTCATGAACAAGATTCAACCTTCCCAACTAGCGGAAGAGCAACGCAACGCTGCGAGATTGTTTAAACAGCTCCAGAATCAATTCCAAACCGTCGTTTCTCTTCGTGCTCCAACCGAACAAGATGTGAAGGACGCAATGGAGAAGGTCTTAGCACTCGACAAAGCTTACCCTCTTCCTTTGCTAGGTGCGATGATCGAAAAGTTCCCGGAAAAATTCGAACACGCTGTATGGTGGCCTTCGAGCAAATCCAAAAGCAGAAGCAATTTATACAGCTCAACTACGACAGCGAAGAAGAACGGTTGGAGCGAAGAACTTGAAGCGGAAATGAGAGAGATTGTACAAGTAGTGAAGGGAAAAGACAGGGAAGACTATGAAAGGCTTGGTAACATAGCGTTGAAGATAAACAAGAGTTTGGCCATTGCAGGTCCATTGTTGACGGGCATTGCGGCTCTGAGCTCGCCATTCATCGGCAATGGATCGTTGGGAGCTGTGGTGGCGGTGACAACCGGAGCATTAGCGAGCGCCGTCAACTCTTTCGAACACGGCGGACAAGTTGGGATGGTGATAGAGATGTATAGGAACTGTGCTGGCTTTTTCAAGCTCATGGAGGATTCAATTGAAGCAACACTTGAAGAGAGTGATgtggagaaaagagaaaacgGAGAGTTGTTCCAAATGAAAGTGGCTTTGCAACTTGGAAGAAGCTTGCCGCAGCTCAACCACATTGCTGCTAAATCTGCTGCTTCTCGTATGGAAGGAATCGCCGTTGACGAATTCGCTAGCAGGCTTTTCTAA